A genome region from Nycticebus coucang isolate mNycCou1 chromosome 22, mNycCou1.pri, whole genome shotgun sequence includes the following:
- the RAB42 gene encoding ras-related protein Rab-42, with protein MEAGGCHYQFRIVLLGDAAVGKTSLLRRYVAGTPRTPEPEPEPEPTVGVEFYRRALQLRAGPRVKLQLWDTAGQERFRCITRSFYRNVVGVLLVFDVTNRKSFEHIQDWHQEVVAIQGPDKAIFLLVGHKSDLQSTRCVSAQEAEELATSLGMAFMETSAKSNCNVDLAFDTLANAIQQALQQGDIKLDWGGIRLIHKTQTPRSSSRKQHGPCQC; from the exons ATGGAGGCTGGAGGCTGCCACTACCAGTTTCGGATCGTGCTGCTAGGGGACGCGGCGGTGGGCAAGACGTCGCTGCTGCGGCGCTACGTGGCGGGCACGCCCAGGACCCCGGAACCTGAGCCTGAGCCCGAGCCCACGGTGGGCGTCGAGTTCTACCGCCGCGCGCTGCAGCTGCGGGCCGGCCCGCGCGTCAAGCTGCAGCTCTGGGACACCGCGGGCCAGGAGCGCTTCAG gtGCATCACCAGGTCCTTTTACCGAAATGTGGTGGGTGTCCTGCTGGTCTTTGATGTGACAAACAGGAAGTCCTTTGAACACATCCAAGACTGGCACCAGGAGGTCGTGGCCATTCAAGGTCCTGACAAAGCGATTTTCCTGCTGGTTGGCCACAAGAGTGACTTACAGAGTACCCGCTGTGTCTCAGCCCAGGAGGCAGAGGAGCTAGCCACTTCCCTGGGCATGGCCTTCATGGAGACCTCAGCCAAAAGCAACTGCAATGTGGACCTGGCTTTTGACACCCTTGCCAATGCCATCCAGCAGGCCTTGCAGCAGGGGGACATCAAGCTGGACTGGGGGGGCATCCGGCTCATCCACAAGACCCAAACCCCCAGGTCCTCCAGCAGGAAGCAGCATGGCCCATGCCAGTGTTGA